The Pseudomonas allokribbensis genome has a window encoding:
- a CDS encoding DUF2474 domain-containing protein, translated as MTGKHSLHDIEEAEKKPLWQRLGWLAMIWVGSVGALFIVASLMRMFMNAAGLTTH; from the coding sequence ATGACCGGCAAACATTCCCTGCACGACATTGAAGAAGCCGAAAAAAAGCCGCTGTGGCAGCGGCTTGGCTGGTTGGCCATGATCTGGGTCGGCAGCGTCGGTGCATTGTTCATCGTCGCCAGCCTGATGCGCATGTTCATGAACGCCGCTGGCCTGACTACACACTGA
- a CDS encoding methyltransferase produces MPLLDTPFAQLDLIRQPEQQNEPLQAFDAADEYLLNHLAEQNPAANTRVLVLNDSFGALAISLSGKVQVSSSGDSFLAFQGLEKNLLRNGQVFDALRGTPASEPLVGPFDRVLIRVPKTLALLEEQLIRLQGQLAPGAQVIAAAMVKHLPRAAGDLLERYIGPVQASLAVKKARLLIATPEAKAAAVSPYPTRYRLDEPAIELLNHANVFCREGLDIGTRAFLPHLPKNLGAARVADLGCGNGVLAIASALQNPDAHYTLLDESFMAVQSAAENWRAALGEREVIVRAGDGLAGQEAQSLDVVLCNPPFHQQQVVGDFLAWRMFQQAREALVVGGALYIVGNRHLGYHSKLARLFRGVEQVAATPKFVILKARK; encoded by the coding sequence ATGCCTTTGCTCGATACGCCCTTCGCCCAGCTTGATCTGATCCGCCAGCCCGAACAGCAGAACGAACCGCTGCAAGCTTTCGATGCGGCCGACGAATACCTGCTCAATCATCTGGCCGAGCAGAACCCGGCGGCAAACACTCGGGTATTGGTGCTCAACGACAGCTTCGGCGCGCTGGCCATCAGCCTGTCCGGCAAAGTGCAGGTCAGCAGCAGCGGCGATTCGTTCCTGGCGTTTCAGGGCCTGGAAAAAAACCTGCTGCGCAATGGCCAGGTGTTCGATGCGCTACGCGGCACGCCGGCCAGCGAGCCGTTGGTCGGGCCATTCGACCGGGTACTGATCCGCGTTCCAAAAACCCTGGCGCTGCTGGAAGAACAACTGATTCGCCTGCAAGGCCAATTGGCGCCCGGTGCCCAGGTGATAGCCGCAGCCATGGTCAAACACTTGCCCCGCGCTGCCGGTGATCTGCTGGAACGCTACATCGGCCCGGTTCAGGCTTCGCTGGCCGTGAAGAAGGCGCGCTTGTTGATCGCCACGCCTGAGGCCAAGGCTGCGGCCGTCTCGCCTTATCCGACCCGCTATCGCCTCGACGAGCCGGCCATCGAACTGCTCAACCACGCCAACGTGTTCTGCCGCGAAGGGCTGGATATCGGTACTCGCGCCTTTCTTCCGCACTTGCCGAAGAATCTCGGCGCGGCGCGGGTTGCCGATCTCGGTTGCGGTAACGGCGTACTGGCCATCGCCAGCGCCCTGCAAAACCCTGATGCGCATTACACGCTGCTGGACGAATCGTTCATGGCCGTGCAGTCCGCCGCCGAGAACTGGCGCGCAGCGTTGGGTGAACGTGAGGTGATCGTTCGCGCCGGCGACGGTCTGGCCGGGCAGGAAGCGCAATCGCTCGACGTGGTGCTGTGCAACCCGCCATTCCATCAGCAACAGGTGGTCGGCGACTTCCTCGCCTGGCGCATGTTCCAGCAGGCGCGCGAAGCGCTGGTCGTCGGCGGTGCGCTGTACATCGTCGGCAACCGTCACCTGGGTTATCACAGCAAACTGGCGCGGCTGTTCCGGGGCGTCGAGCAGGTCGCAGCCACGCCGAAGTTCGTGATCCTCAAGGCGCGTAAATAA